A single Asticcacaulis excentricus DNA region contains:
- a CDS encoding glycoside hydrolase family 88 protein, translating to MTPHPCLKHATLSLVMSALLASSVGAADAPQTTPVAGIEARWLTPPPRPNTTFAPDRVPSRQAVLPVLEYVAASQIADMSRRPIQLSTGSNLSEISSNWVAATFYVGAARLARISDNPDTLRFLTATAEHYHYAFRGARAERLMLNADELAIGDLYQELYARRGQPGVLMPLQQRLDYMVPHLNRPQETEALIWWWSDALFMAPPVLARQSALTGDPKYLKAMDKEWRRTAARLWVEQDRLFLRDERFKDENHLGTDGKPIYWARGNGWVMGGLVRVLEAMPAEFEGRAFYVDIFKKMASRLIELQQADGLWRSDLNDPKGYPEAETSGSAFFVYALAWGINHGLLDRATYQPAVTQGWAALNRHILPNGLIGAAQKTGDRPVPTKPTDVGPYATGAYLLAGIEVMDLNEPVQSLPEAPRPRDSDDAILATTPQPIAPVTVVGDAEKARREAEMKATRALAYDPATLKRPAPIEKLTPPADQTPRAVARFAPDRFDDLLWENDRVAHRIYGPALEVREAPSGSGIDVWAKRVRYPYMDRQLKFPNYHTDRGEGLDYYDVGRGRGAGGLGIWYENKLWTSRNFTTYRIDKTGGDEAKFSVDYRPWPVDVVRKVWETRTFSLPLGSNFTRMTSTLRSDTQEPLIVGIGINKRKSDGGSGVVTKDAKAGILSFWEPDVGDHGHIGITIAVDPAMVAGFAEDAENYLILVRVTPGTPFVYYMGSAWDGGLDFKSREAWDAFVKTQTFSFKPVP from the coding sequence ATGACCCCGCACCCGTGCCTGAAACACGCCACCCTCTCGCTGGTCATGAGCGCCCTTCTGGCCTCATCCGTTGGGGCCGCCGATGCGCCGCAGACGACCCCCGTGGCCGGAATCGAAGCGCGCTGGCTGACCCCGCCGCCGCGCCCGAACACAACCTTTGCCCCTGACCGCGTGCCGAGCCGTCAGGCGGTGCTGCCCGTGCTGGAATACGTGGCTGCGTCGCAGATCGCCGATATGAGCCGCCGCCCGATTCAGCTTTCGACCGGCTCCAACCTCTCTGAAATTTCGTCCAACTGGGTGGCGGCCACCTTCTATGTCGGCGCGGCGCGACTGGCACGGATCAGCGACAATCCCGACACCCTGCGCTTTCTCACCGCTACGGCGGAGCATTATCATTACGCCTTTCGCGGCGCGCGGGCCGAGCGCCTGATGCTCAATGCCGATGAACTGGCCATTGGCGACCTCTATCAGGAACTCTATGCGCGCCGGGGGCAGCCGGGCGTGCTGATGCCGTTGCAACAGCGCCTAGATTACATGGTGCCGCACCTCAACCGTCCGCAGGAAACCGAAGCCCTGATCTGGTGGTGGAGCGACGCCCTGTTCATGGCCCCGCCGGTGCTGGCGCGACAATCGGCCCTGACCGGCGACCCGAAATACCTCAAGGCTATGGACAAGGAATGGCGGCGCACGGCGGCGCGTCTGTGGGTCGAACAGGATCGCCTCTTCCTGCGCGATGAGCGTTTCAAGGACGAGAACCACCTGGGCACCGACGGCAAGCCGATCTACTGGGCGCGTGGCAATGGCTGGGTGATGGGCGGCCTCGTGCGCGTGCTGGAGGCCATGCCGGCCGAGTTTGAAGGCCGTGCCTTCTATGTCGATATCTTCAAAAAAATGGCCAGCCGCCTGATCGAGTTGCAGCAGGCCGACGGCCTGTGGCGCAGCGACCTCAATGACCCAAAGGGCTATCCCGAAGCCGAAACCTCTGGGTCGGCCTTCTTCGTCTATGCGCTGGCGTGGGGGATCAATCACGGCCTGCTGGACCGCGCCACCTATCAGCCGGCGGTGACGCAGGGCTGGGCGGCGCTCAATCGCCACATCCTGCCCAATGGCCTGATCGGCGCGGCACAAAAGACCGGCGACCGCCCGGTGCCGACCAAACCCACCGATGTCGGCCCCTACGCCACCGGGGCCTATCTGCTGGCCGGGATCGAGGTGATGGACCTCAATGAACCGGTGCAGAGCCTGCCCGAAGCGCCCCGGCCCCGCGATAGCGACGACGCCATCCTTGCCACCACGCCGCAGCCGATCGCGCCGGTGACCGTGGTCGGGGACGCCGAAAAGGCGCGCCGCGAAGCCGAAATGAAGGCGACGCGCGCCCTTGCCTACGATCCGGCGACGCTGAAACGCCCGGCCCCCATTGAAAAGCTGACGCCACCGGCGGATCAGACGCCGCGCGCCGTCGCCCGCTTTGCGCCGGATCGTTTCGACGACCTTTTGTGGGAAAACGACCGCGTGGCGCACCGCATCTACGGCCCGGCGCTGGAAGTGCGCGAAGCCCCGTCCGGCTCCGGCATCGACGTGTGGGCTAAGCGCGTGCGCTACCCCTATATGGACCGGCAGTTGAAGTTCCCCAACTACCACACCGACCGCGGCGAAGGGCTCGACTATTACGATGTCGGACGCGGACGCGGCGCGGGCGGGCTTGGCATCTGGTACGAGAACAAGCTGTGGACTTCGCGCAACTTCACGACCTACCGCATCGACAAGACCGGCGGCGATGAGGCGAAATTCAGCGTCGATTACCGTCCCTGGCCTGTCGATGTGGTGCGCAAGGTATGGGAGACGCGCACCTTCTCCCTGCCGCTGGGGTCGAACTTCACGCGCATGACCTCGACCCTGCGCTCGGATACCCAAGAGCCGCTGATCGTCGGTATCGGTATCAACAAGCGTAAGAGCGATGGCGGATCGGGCGTAGTGACGAAGGACGCCAAGGCGGGCATTTTAAGCTTTTGGGAGCCGGATGTCGGCGATCACGGTCACATCGGCATCACCATCGCCGTTGATCCGGCCATGGTCGCAGGCTTTGCTGAAGACGCTGAAAACTATCTGATTTTGGTGCGCGTCACGCCGGGTACACCCTTCGTTTATTACATGGGATCGGCCTGGGACGGCGGGCTCGACTTCAAGTCACGCGAGGCGTGGGACGCCTTCGTCAAGACGCAGACCTTCAGCTTTAAACCTGTCCCGTAA
- a CDS encoding TonB-dependent receptor yields MKLKSTALMFSASLLALSTASAALAQNAPAQPAAKADDVQEVIVVGARRAEQSAINRKKKAATTQDSIVADDVGNFPDKNIGDAIARIAGVALDVSDSGEPGGFAIRGQSADLIRVEVDGMSMLATNSQDGRSVTGLADMSSDLIKSVDVVKGQTADMTPGGVGGTVRIEQRSGLDFAKPLYKFNLQYQQTSLDGGWSPRANIVATRKFLGGRLGLLFNLTYDQQVNVSDIARVSNSSAGYIPLGDYDNSPEKSFTQAFDPIAAAVTTKSGCAALSTVQGINSRLNCYAQWEDFFPSLPRFSREYRDDRTTSLQLRADYRVNDNLTVFFAYNPNIRDFKNTAYNLQIASPTGTTNTSGVLTSANVNNVKVNENHFVTQYDMIRGTAAGNVSSLVWDSQVRNLHRITEQHYVQAGADWKWNNWIAKGRIQYAASKADRQDDTIKIFAQLPSVTFKMVPESGLWTYEAPASVNIFSPSSYYPVAASNGLSATSAMEYTPFYDENSEWNYQLDVTRNFDNFGPIKTVKFGIQQRERHNQTWRYDGFQIKPGVTLYHARSLDVVRWCNPATAPASAPCVFGTTPIPTTTLTNVPYKNHTLTQAQYNSIIDSAVVRLPGATYFNGVADRGNLLESWMVPNFDTFYNLLSQYADLSGHNSDCLFRCLASDGKVYERPTYSTEEGTTSAYLMTDFETRLFGVEVLGNVGVRYQKVSVQAAPSIVFYDRDAVAITGTNTTTGLPTKGYQLADTFVSRRVGNVDRTSEDFLPSLNLAAWPIEDQLAVRFSIAKQRARPTMTNLTGTSASSCYKVDPTDREALEAFLAQNPGAFDDGDSTTDDGSSDDNFLANQFINRCTGRIGNPELKGYEAITQNLSVEWYPNKDSQFSVTAYSIDVKTGRPEEVTLSGYELEGNTYTVATYKDGEGGLKFSGLEIAGRTAFSFLPGLLRYTGGGFNYTSSEASGATSDYDYFSGKYMPPKSQSKTVYNINLWYDDGRLNARVAYQWRDDYYSQISAQSVNRIPTGYGIDGTTTTTAYFKTVHPVFKTGAQLLDARASYKLNPKLQFFIEGKNLLNDTITRYAPEDYIDLSDSDTPYVYDQVFNGRRIYVGIITTF; encoded by the coding sequence ATGAAACTTAAGAGCACCGCCCTTATGTTCAGCGCCTCCTTGCTGGCGCTCAGCACGGCCAGCGCGGCACTGGCGCAAAACGCACCGGCACAACCGGCGGCCAAGGCCGACGATGTGCAGGAAGTGATCGTCGTAGGGGCCCGCCGCGCCGAGCAGTCGGCCATCAACCGCAAGAAAAAAGCCGCCACGACACAGGACTCGATCGTCGCCGATGACGTCGGCAACTTCCCCGACAAGAATATCGGTGACGCCATCGCCCGTATCGCCGGGGTGGCGCTTGATGTGTCCGACTCAGGTGAGCCCGGCGGATTTGCCATACGTGGGCAATCCGCTGATCTTATCCGCGTTGAAGTGGATGGCATGTCTATGCTGGCCACCAACAGTCAGGACGGTCGTTCAGTCACGGGCCTCGCTGATATGTCCTCTGACCTGATCAAGAGCGTCGATGTTGTAAAGGGTCAGACCGCAGACATGACCCCCGGTGGCGTCGGTGGCACCGTACGTATCGAGCAACGCTCAGGTCTCGACTTCGCCAAGCCGCTGTATAAATTCAATCTGCAATATCAACAAACCTCCCTTGATGGGGGCTGGTCGCCGCGTGCGAATATCGTCGCTACCCGCAAGTTTCTCGGTGGTCGTCTGGGCCTTCTGTTCAATCTGACCTACGATCAACAGGTCAATGTGTCGGATATTGCCCGCGTCTCAAACAGTTCGGCTGGCTATATCCCGCTTGGCGATTACGATAACTCACCTGAAAAATCTTTCACTCAGGCTTTTGACCCGATTGCGGCCGCTGTAACAACCAAGTCAGGCTGTGCGGCTCTTTCAACGGTTCAGGGCATCAACAGCCGCCTGAACTGCTACGCGCAATGGGAAGATTTTTTCCCCTCATTGCCGCGATTTAGCCGCGAATACCGGGATGACCGCACAACCTCGTTACAATTACGCGCCGACTATCGCGTCAACGACAATCTGACCGTTTTCTTTGCTTACAACCCGAATATCCGCGATTTCAAGAACACGGCCTATAATCTTCAGATCGCTTCGCCCACGGGCACAACCAATACAAGCGGCGTCCTGACCAGCGCCAACGTCAATAACGTCAAGGTCAACGAAAACCATTTCGTGACCCAGTACGATATGATCCGGGGCACGGCCGCGGGCAATGTCTCCAGCCTTGTCTGGGATTCTCAGGTGCGCAATCTCCATCGCATCACTGAGCAGCACTATGTGCAGGCAGGGGCCGACTGGAAATGGAATAACTGGATCGCCAAAGGCCGCATCCAGTATGCGGCGTCAAAGGCGGACCGCCAGGACGATACGATCAAGATTTTCGCGCAACTGCCCTCTGTTACCTTCAAGATGGTGCCAGAAAGCGGACTTTGGACGTACGAAGCACCCGCTTCTGTCAATATTTTCAGCCCTTCCTCCTACTATCCGGTCGCAGCCTCAAATGGCCTGAGCGCCACATCGGCGATGGAATATACGCCCTTCTACGACGAAAACAGCGAGTGGAACTATCAGCTCGACGTCACCCGCAACTTCGATAATTTCGGGCCGATCAAGACTGTGAAATTCGGTATTCAACAACGCGAGCGTCATAACCAGACGTGGCGTTACGACGGTTTTCAGATCAAGCCGGGCGTAACCCTCTATCACGCGCGCAGCCTTGATGTGGTTCGCTGGTGCAATCCAGCGACCGCACCGGCCAGTGCACCCTGTGTGTTCGGCACGACACCGATCCCAACGACAACCCTGACGAACGTACCTTACAAGAACCACACCCTCACCCAGGCCCAGTACAACAGCATTATCGACTCCGCCGTCGTGCGACTGCCGGGCGCAACCTATTTCAACGGCGTGGCAGATCGTGGCAATCTGTTGGAAAGTTGGATGGTCCCGAACTTCGATACTTTCTATAACCTGCTAAGCCAGTATGCCGATCTCAGTGGTCACAATTCGGACTGTCTGTTCCGTTGTCTGGCGTCGGATGGTAAAGTCTATGAACGTCCAACCTATTCGACAGAAGAAGGCACAACCTCAGCCTATCTGATGACGGATTTTGAAACCCGTCTGTTCGGTGTTGAGGTTCTGGGTAATGTCGGTGTGCGGTACCAGAAGGTCAGTGTGCAGGCGGCCCCATCGATCGTCTTCTATGATCGCGATGCCGTCGCCATCACAGGCACCAATACGACGACAGGTTTGCCAACCAAGGGCTATCAGTTGGCGGATACCTTTGTGTCTCGTCGGGTCGGCAATGTGGACCGCACCTCTGAAGACTTCTTGCCGAGCCTGAACCTCGCCGCTTGGCCCATCGAAGACCAATTAGCTGTGCGCTTCTCGATTGCCAAGCAACGCGCACGACCGACAATGACGAACCTGACCGGCACCTCTGCGTCCAGTTGCTATAAGGTCGATCCGACGGACCGCGAAGCGCTGGAAGCGTTTCTGGCTCAAAATCCCGGCGCATTTGACGACGGTGACTCAACGACAGACGACGGTTCCTCTGACGACAACTTTCTGGCCAACCAGTTCATTAACCGCTGTACGGGTCGGATCGGCAATCCGGAGCTAAAAGGATATGAAGCGATTACGCAAAATCTTTCGGTCGAATGGTATCCCAACAAGGACAGCCAGTTCAGCGTCACCGCCTATTCTATTGATGTGAAAACCGGACGTCCTGAAGAAGTTACCCTGAGCGGTTACGAACTCGAAGGTAACACATATACCGTCGCCACCTATAAAGATGGTGAGGGCGGCCTGAAGTTTAGCGGCCTCGAAATCGCCGGTAGGACGGCATTCAGCTTTCTACCCGGCCTGTTACGCTACACTGGCGGCGGGTTTAACTATACCTCATCAGAAGCGAGCGGCGCGACCAGCGACTATGACTATTTCTCTGGCAAATATATGCCTCCGAAAAGTCAGTCGAAGACCGTTTACAATATCAATCTCTGGTACGATGACGGCCGCCTCAACGCCCGTGTCGCCTATCAGTGGCGCGACGACTACTACAGCCAGATTTCGGCCCAGAGCGTCAATCGTATCCCAACGGGCTATGGTATAGACGGCACTACCACAACAACAGCTTACTTCAAAACGGTTCACCCTGTTTTCAAGACCGGCGCGCAACTTCTGGACGCTCGCGCCTCCTATAAGCTGAACCCGAAACTTCAATTTTTTATCGAGGGTAAAAACCTTCTCAATGACACTATCACGCGTTACGCGCCGGAGGACTATATTGATCTGAGCGACTCCGATACGCCCTATGTGTACGATCAGGTGTTCAATGGCCGCCGCATCTACGTCGGCATCATCACCACCTTCTAA
- the pelA gene encoding pectate lyase has product MSIAAGPQMVGAAVIGTNTPAPEVSLNRLGELPAAQRAAWADYIARSQKQMAFDKATLAAELQPGETPPPPPVAGSGKMVLNKDAAWYATPEARTMADTIVSFQTPSGGWSKNQDRTKPPRLRGQRFGNNAETMELNTGSFDAPHDRFWTFVGTLDNGATWTEMRFLGRVQAQAPGKDGDTYRASILKGIHYLLMAQYPNGGWPQNYPLEGGFHDGITFNDDAVAQAALLLTDIAEGKPDFAFVPADLRRKAGEAAARALRPILDSQIVVNGKKTIWPQQVDALTLAPISARNYEMRSLASSESTDVLLFLMRQPKPSAEVRAAIHAGVEWLKAHAIYDKAFTEVSKEEGRKLIDKPGAGPIWSRNYDIQTGKPIFGDWDKSIQDDVNNISKGRRNGYSWYGSGPKKAIDAYADWVKKYPK; this is encoded by the coding sequence GTGTCTATTGCCGCCGGGCCGCAGATGGTCGGGGCGGCGGTGATCGGCACCAATACGCCGGCGCCTGAGGTAAGCCTGAACCGCCTGGGCGAGTTGCCCGCCGCGCAGCGCGCCGCCTGGGCCGACTATATTGCGCGCTCGCAAAAGCAGATGGCCTTCGATAAGGCGACGCTGGCCGCCGAGCTTCAGCCGGGCGAAACCCCGCCCCCGCCGCCCGTGGCCGGCAGCGGTAAAATGGTGCTCAATAAGGACGCCGCCTGGTACGCCACACCCGAAGCGCGTACCATGGCCGACACCATTGTCAGCTTTCAAACCCCGTCGGGCGGCTGGAGCAAGAATCAGGATCGCACCAAGCCGCCACGTCTGCGCGGTCAGCGCTTTGGCAATAATGCCGAAACGATGGAGCTGAATACGGGCAGTTTTGATGCCCCTCACGACCGCTTCTGGACCTTTGTCGGCACGCTGGACAATGGCGCGACGTGGACCGAGATGCGCTTTTTAGGCCGCGTGCAGGCGCAAGCCCCCGGCAAGGACGGCGACACCTACCGCGCCAGTATCCTCAAGGGCATCCATTACCTTTTGATGGCGCAGTACCCCAATGGCGGCTGGCCGCAGAACTATCCGCTGGAAGGCGGTTTCCACGACGGCATCACCTTCAATGACGATGCGGTGGCGCAGGCCGCTCTGCTTTTGACCGACATCGCCGAAGGCAAGCCGGATTTCGCCTTCGTGCCCGCCGATCTGCGCCGAAAGGCCGGTGAAGCTGCCGCGCGCGCTTTACGCCCCATCCTCGATTCTCAGATCGTGGTGAATGGCAAAAAGACCATCTGGCCGCAGCAGGTCGATGCCCTGACGCTGGCCCCCATTTCAGCGCGCAATTACGAGATGCGCTCGCTGGCCAGTTCTGAGAGCACGGATGTGCTGCTGTTCCTGATGCGCCAGCCCAAACCGTCGGCTGAGGTGCGCGCCGCCATCCATGCGGGCGTCGAGTGGCTGAAAGCTCACGCTATCTATGACAAGGCCTTTACTGAGGTCAGCAAAGAGGAAGGCCGCAAGCTGATCGACAAGCCGGGGGCCGGTCCGATCTGGTCACGCAACTATGACATCCAGACCGGCAAGCCGATCTTCGGCGACTGGGACAAGTCGATTCAGGACGATGTCAATAACATCTCCAAGGGCCGCCGCAACGGCTATTCCTGGTACGGGTCAGGGCCGAAAAAGGCCATAGATGCCTATGCCGACTGGGTGAAAAAATACCCGAAATGA
- a CDS encoding IS5 family transposase (programmed frameshift), whose amino-acid sequence MADVFLLSDVQFNRIRRYFPLSHGVPRVDDLRVVSGIIYVIKHGLQWKDAPKGYGPHKTLYNRFMRWSRMGVFNRIFSALASQAGDPEQLIIDATHLKAHRTAASLLKKGDFPRLLGRTKGGLNSKLHAVSDPHGRPICLLLTAGHVSDFKGAALLLDTLPKAKTLLGDRGYDANWFRDALKDKGINPCIPSKRNRKVQIEHDKILYKQRHKVENMFAKLKDWRRVHTRYDRCAHTFFSAILIAATVIFWL is encoded by the exons ATGGCTGATGTGTTTTTGCTGTCTGATGTGCAATTCAACCGGATACGCCGGTATTTTCCGTTGTCGCATGGCGTTCCTCGCGTGGATGATCTGCGCGTGGTCAGCGGGATTATTTACGTTATAAAACATGGTCTTCAGTGGAAGGATGCCCCCAAGGGCTATGGTCCGCACAAGACGCTTTATAACCGCTTCATGCGCTGGAGCCGGATGGGCGTTTTCAATCGGATTTTCAGCGCTCTGGCCTCGCAGGCCGGTGATCCGGAGCAACTGATTATCGACGCCACGCATCTCAAAGCCCACCGCACCGCAGCCAGCCTGCTAAAAAAAGGGGATT TTCCCCGCCTTCTCGGACGCACCAAAGGTGGCCTGAACTCCAAACTTCATGCGGTTAGCGACCCGCACGGCAGGCCTATCTGCCTGTTGCTGACCGCTGGACACGTCAGCGACTTCAAGGGCGCAGCCTTGCTGCTGGATACACTGCCCAAAGCAAAAACTTTGCTGGGTGATCGGGGATATGACGCCAACTGGTTCCGTGATGCTCTGAAAGATAAAGGAATAAACCCCTGCATCCCTTCAAAGCGTAATCGAAAAGTCCAGATCGAGCATGACAAAATACTCTATAAGCAACGCCATAAGGTCGAAAACATGTTCGCCAAACTCAAAGACTGGCGGCGCGTACACACTCGATACGACCGCTGTGCCCACACCTTCTTCTCTGCCATACTTATCGCCGCTACCGTCATCTTCTGGCTCTGA
- a CDS encoding VOC family protein: protein MSKNTICLWYAREAEEAARFYASVFPDCAVTAVHKAPTDFPGGKAGQVLTVEFTVCGIPCLGFNGGDAFQQTEAFSFQIATEDQTETDRYWDASVGNGGKESACGWCKDRWGLSWQITPRALSDAMKQGGAVAERVFQAMMTMGKIDAAAIEAAVKG from the coding sequence ATGTCCAAGAACACTATCTGCCTGTGGTACGCGCGCGAGGCCGAAGAGGCGGCGCGCTTTTACGCCAGCGTCTTCCCGGACTGTGCGGTGACCGCCGTGCACAAGGCCCCGACCGACTTCCCGGGCGGCAAGGCGGGTCAGGTGCTGACCGTCGAATTCACTGTGTGTGGCATTCCCTGCCTAGGGTTCAATGGTGGCGACGCCTTCCAGCAAACCGAGGCCTTTTCGTTCCAGATTGCTACCGAAGATCAGACCGAAACCGACCGCTATTGGGACGCCAGTGTTGGCAATGGCGGCAAAGAGAGCGCGTGCGGCTGGTGTAAGGACCGCTGGGGCCTGTCGTGGCAGATCACGCCGCGTGCCTTGAGCGACGCCATGAAGCAAGGCGGTGCGGTGGCGGAGCGCGTCTTTCAAGCCATGATGACCATGGGAAAGATCGACGCGGCGGCCATCGAAGCCGCGGTGAAAGGGTGA
- the galB gene encoding beta-galactosidase GalB, with protein sequence MTSAIPTTRRALLTTAAAASLLPKDSVARTRSGRERLSLNDNWRFRLGDPEGLDGALDYDIRPEIKKSEDGKEADARPVDATQVSATRPVLKPWILPTANPFISDPDKRHTRPEGHPGAQVSWVKSTFDDSGWEAVTLPHDWAIKGPFLETGPYGGMGRLKTWGAAWYRRRLEVPASDKGRCLFLDIEGAMSYATVWCNERLVGGWPYGYNSFRLDLTPHLNYGGANHIVIRLDNPPESARWYPGAGLYRNVWLVKTDRVHVAHWGTQITTPHVSQNEATVDIVTRIDNDGAEAADITLVTRLYALDAKGKPSGRAVSETARQSVPLAAKSSRVIKASATVSQPRLWGPPPAQVPNRYVAVTSLMQGTREIDRYETPFGIRSLRFDADKGLFINDRFVPLQGVNNHHDLGALGAAFNVRAAERQLEMLMEMGCNALRMSHNPPAPELLELCDRMGILVMDEVFDCWEKRKTPLDFHLIFPDWHEADLRAMLRRDRNHPSIVIWSVGNEVGEQYSGEAGAQIARRLVKILREEDTTRPVTNAMNWAQADMPLPAEMDVISLNYQGAGIRSLPSKFPAFRAKFPNKIILHSESSAALSSRGEYQFPVPGTNSGPVRPGVGGDPKTHQVSAYELFAADFGSSADRNWAAQDQNPYVAGEFVWTGWDYLGEPTPYYEARSSYFGIIDLAGFKKDRFWLYQSRWRPDLPVAHLLPHWNWGNGTQNGREGEVTPVHLFTNGDEAELFINGKSQGRIKKRPFEYRLRWDYVTYEPGEIRAVVYKDGKPWAEARRQTTGAAHALALEADRSVIEADGKDLSFVTLRIVDDKGETVPFAKDKVTFTLEGPGEIVATDNGDPTDFTAFPSPARKAFNGLALAIVRAKPGQKGRLILRAQASGLTGAQLTLATH encoded by the coding sequence ATGACCTCAGCCATTCCAACCACCCGCCGTGCCTTGCTGACAACGGCCGCCGCCGCCAGTCTCTTGCCAAAGGACTCAGTCGCCCGCACGCGAAGCGGACGTGAACGCCTGTCACTCAATGACAACTGGCGCTTCCGGCTGGGCGACCCGGAGGGCCTCGATGGGGCGCTCGATTACGACATCCGCCCGGAGATCAAAAAGAGCGAAGATGGCAAGGAGGCGGACGCGCGTCCCGTCGATGCCACGCAGGTGAGCGCCACGCGGCCTGTGCTGAAACCGTGGATACTGCCCACGGCCAATCCGTTTATCTCTGATCCCGACAAACGCCACACACGCCCCGAAGGTCATCCGGGGGCGCAGGTCAGTTGGGTCAAATCCACCTTTGACGACTCTGGCTGGGAGGCGGTCACCCTGCCCCACGACTGGGCCATCAAGGGGCCGTTTCTGGAAACCGGTCCCTATGGCGGCATGGGCCGACTGAAAACCTGGGGTGCGGCCTGGTATCGCCGCCGTCTGGAAGTTCCGGCTTCGGATAAAGGGCGATGCCTCTTCCTCGATATCGAAGGGGCCATGTCCTATGCCACCGTGTGGTGCAATGAGCGCCTCGTCGGTGGCTGGCCCTACGGCTATAATTCCTTCCGTCTCGACCTGACGCCGCACCTGAATTACGGCGGCGCCAACCACATCGTCATCCGCCTCGACAATCCGCCGGAGTCGGCGCGCTGGTATCCGGGGGCGGGGCTTTACCGCAATGTCTGGCTGGTCAAGACCGACAGGGTGCACGTGGCCCACTGGGGTACGCAGATCACCACGCCGCACGTCTCTCAGAACGAGGCCACGGTCGATATCGTTACCCGCATCGATAATGACGGCGCCGAAGCGGCCGATATCACGCTTGTCACGCGCCTTTATGCGCTGGACGCAAAGGGTAAACCCAGCGGTCGCGCCGTCAGCGAAACCGCGCGTCAGTCGGTGCCGTTGGCGGCCAAATCCAGCCGCGTCATTAAAGCCTCGGCCACCGTGTCGCAACCCCGCCTGTGGGGACCGCCACCGGCGCAGGTGCCCAACCGCTATGTTGCGGTAACGAGCCTTATGCAGGGTACGCGCGAAATCGACCGCTATGAGACCCCCTTCGGCATCCGCAGCCTGCGCTTCGATGCGGACAAAGGCCTGTTTATCAATGACCGGTTTGTGCCGCTTCAGGGCGTCAATAACCACCATGACCTCGGCGCGCTGGGGGCGGCGTTCAATGTGCGGGCCGCTGAGCGGCAACTGGAAATGCTCATGGAGATGGGGTGCAATGCCCTGCGCATGAGCCACAACCCACCCGCCCCGGAACTGCTTGAGCTATGCGACCGCATGGGCATACTCGTCATGGATGAGGTGTTCGACTGCTGGGAAAAGCGCAAAACACCCCTCGACTTCCACCTGATCTTCCCCGATTGGCACGAGGCCGATCTGCGCGCCATGCTGAGGCGCGACCGCAATCACCCCTCGATCGTCATCTGGAGCGTCGGCAATGAGGTGGGCGAACAGTATTCCGGCGAAGCGGGGGCACAGATCGCCCGGCGGCTGGTGAAGATACTTCGCGAGGAAGACACCACCCGTCCTGTCACCAATGCCATGAACTGGGCGCAGGCCGACATGCCCCTGCCCGCCGAGATGGACGTGATCAGCCTCAACTATCAGGGGGCGGGCATCCGCAGCCTGCCCAGCAAGTTCCCGGCCTTCCGCGCCAAATTCCCCAACAAGATCATCCTGCACAGCGAAAGCTCAGCCGCCCTGTCGAGCCGCGGCGAGTATCAGTTTCCGGTGCCTGGCACGAACAGCGGGCCGGTGCGTCCCGGTGTCGGCGGTGACCCCAAAACCCATCAGGTCAGCGCCTACGAACTGTTTGCTGCCGACTTCGGTTCGTCGGCGGACCGCAACTGGGCGGCGCAGGATCAGAACCCCTACGTGGCCGGTGAGTTCGTGTGGACCGGCTGGGACTATCTGGGCGAGCCCACCCCCTATTACGAAGCACGCAGTTCCTATTTCGGCATTATTGATCTGGCCGGCTTCAAGAAAGACCGCTTCTGGCTCTATCAGTCGCGCTGGCGTCCCGACCTGCCGGTGGCACATCTGCTGCCGCACTGGAACTGGGGCAATGGGACTCAAAATGGCCGTGAGGGCGAGGTGACGCCAGTACACCTGTTCACCAACGGCGATGAGGCCGAGCTGTTCATCAATGGCAAGTCGCAGGGGCGGATCAAAAAGCGTCCGTTTGAATATCGGCTGCGCTGGGACTACGTCACCTACGAACCGGGCGAAATCCGCGCCGTCGTCTATAAGGACGGCAAGCCGTGGGCCGAAGCGCGTCGCCAGACCACGGGGGCCGCCCATGCGCTGGCGCTGGAGGCCGACCGCAGCGTGATTGAGGCCGATGGCAAGGACCTGAGTTTTGTGACCCTGCGCATTGTCGATGACAAGGGCGAGACCGTACCCTTCGCCAAAGATAAGGTGACCTTCACGCTGGAGGGACCGGGCGAGATCGTCGCCACTGACAATGGCGATCCCACCGACTTTACGGCCTTCCCGTCGCCTGCGCGCAAAGCCTTCAACGGACTGGCTCTGGCCATTGTGCGCGCAAAGCCGGGGCAAAAGGGCCGCCTGATCTTACGCGCGCAGGCCTCGGGCTTAACGGGCGCTCAGCTCACTTTGGCGACGCATTAG